In bacterium, the following proteins share a genomic window:
- a CDS encoding methyltransferase domain-containing protein produces the protein MEEKNMEVGQEIPTLLQTARKDRIYTAQEAANFAFGEQVALVFDDMISRSVPGYLDLQLLVASCAVKFHSEGKAIYDLGCSTGTSLALIAKRLPHCSAIYGIDNSQAMLEQAEQKLSQLQVRSQIQLLHGSIQDISLEESCFITSNYTLQFLPPSERTSILQRIFSALLPGGAFLISEKTVPSLSATEVELIKELHEDFKQQNGYTASEVARKRESLTGVMCPIGSTENEQHLKAAGFHTVLPILQGYSFYSWLCLK, from the coding sequence ATGGAAGAAAAAAATATGGAGGTCGGACAGGAGATACCGACCCTCCTTCAAACGGCACGAAAAGACAGGATATATACCGCCCAGGAAGCCGCAAATTTTGCTTTTGGAGAACAGGTTGCCCTTGTTTTTGATGACATGATCTCTCGATCGGTGCCTGGCTACCTTGATCTGCAACTCCTCGTTGCTAGCTGTGCGGTCAAGTTCCACAGCGAAGGAAAGGCTATTTATGATCTCGGTTGCTCCACGGGAACTTCGCTAGCCCTTATCGCCAAGCGGCTCCCGCACTGCTCAGCTATTTATGGAATCGATAACTCGCAAGCGATGCTGGAACAAGCAGAGCAGAAACTCTCTCAACTTCAAGTACGCTCACAAATTCAGCTGCTTCATGGCTCAATACAAGATATATCGCTCGAGGAGAGCTGTTTTATAACATCAAATTATACTCTTCAGTTTCTTCCTCCATCTGAGCGAACCTCGATTTTACAAAGAATCTTCTCAGCCTTATTACCGGGAGGAGCATTTCTCATATCAGAAAAAACAGTCCCGAGTCTCTCTGCTACAGAGGTTGAGCTCATCAAAGAGCTTCACGAGGACTTTAAGCAACAAAACGGATATACTGCTTCTGAAGTTGCGAGAAAGCGAGAGAGCCTAACTGGAGTAATGTGTCCTATTGGAAGCACTGAGAATGAGCAGCACCTTAAAGCCGCTGGTTTCCATACCGTCCTTCCCATACTTCAAGGCTACTCTTTCTACTCTTGGCTTTGCCTAAAGTAG
- the cmoB gene encoding tRNA 5-methoxyuridine(34)/uridine 5-oxyacetic acid(34) synthase CmoB has product MYRYPEELKQHLLWDEMTALRRLQKAEFIEISHWDRYRELLDNFPFPSQEQLEIRDGAMFSVRASQSYEQEHKEKIKELLSALIPWRKGPFCFLGEEIDAEWRSDWKWSRIEPHLPELWSRRVGDIGCNNGYYMLRLLKYDPEVIIGSDPSGRCFYQFDLFRRCIGDPRLLFELFGIEHLHLFPKFFDVLFCLGVLYHRRDPFTSCRMLFESLRPKGTLFMESLIYPGEEPIAFSPPDRYAKMRNVWFIPTVPCLVTWLQKAGFSDIEVIDHSTTTLKEQRKTLYAPYDSLEDFLDPKDSSKTCEGHPAPQRAIIKALRRD; this is encoded by the coding sequence GTGTATCGCTATCCGGAGGAGTTAAAACAGCATCTTTTGTGGGATGAGATGACAGCTCTTCGCCGTCTACAGAAGGCAGAGTTTATAGAGATCAGCCATTGGGATCGCTATCGAGAGCTGCTTGACAACTTTCCATTCCCTTCTCAGGAGCAGCTTGAAATTCGTGATGGAGCGATGTTTTCAGTACGTGCTTCTCAGAGCTACGAGCAGGAGCACAAGGAAAAGATTAAAGAACTTCTGAGTGCGCTCATACCGTGGCGTAAGGGCCCGTTTTGTTTTCTGGGCGAAGAGATTGATGCGGAGTGGCGCTCTGACTGGAAGTGGAGCCGTATAGAGCCTCATCTGCCAGAGTTATGGAGTAGGCGCGTCGGAGATATCGGCTGTAATAACGGATATTACATGTTGCGGCTTTTGAAATATGATCCCGAAGTCATTATTGGTAGCGATCCAAGCGGTAGGTGCTTTTATCAGTTCGATCTTTTCCGTCGCTGTATCGGAGATCCTCGTCTTCTTTTTGAGCTCTTTGGAATAGAGCATCTCCATCTCTTCCCGAAATTTTTTGATGTACTCTTTTGCCTTGGCGTTCTCTATCATCGGCGTGATCCCTTTACCTCATGTCGAATGCTATTTGAATCTCTTCGTCCAAAGGGAACTCTTTTCATGGAGAGCCTGATTTATCCTGGTGAAGAGCCCATCGCATTCTCACCTCCTGATCGGTATGCGAAGATGAGAAATGTATGGTTTATTCCAACGGTACCCTGCCTAGTAACCTGGTTACAGAAAGCTGGTTTCTCAGATATCGAGGTGATTGACCACTCGACTACAACACTCAAAGAGCAAAGAAAGACTCTTTATGCTCCCTATGACAGTCTCGAAGACTTTCTCGACCCGAAAGATTCGTCTAAAACATGCGAAGGCCATCCAGCACCGCAGCGTGCAATAATCAAGGCGCTACGACGAGACTAA
- a CDS encoding DUF4442 domain-containing protein, with amino-acid sequence MRKLAINRLSASSMRRILSFYGPNLGAGIRVDYIRSDWREVRVSMKLRWYNRNAHGVHFGGSLYSMIDPHFALMLMRNLGEDYLIWDKSAEIEYVSPGRGTVSATMQITEDQIKDIRLHTESGQKYFPRFSVNVLDKKEQLVCKINKILYVKKTHIR; translated from the coding sequence ATGAGAAAACTTGCTATCAATCGACTATCAGCCTCAAGTATGCGACGAATCCTCAGCTTCTATGGGCCAAATCTTGGCGCCGGGATTCGAGTAGATTATATACGTTCCGATTGGCGGGAAGTTCGAGTTTCAATGAAGCTTCGATGGTATAACCGAAATGCTCATGGAGTTCACTTTGGGGGAAGTCTTTATTCAATGATTGATCCTCATTTCGCTCTTATGCTCATGAGAAATCTTGGGGAAGATTATCTTATTTGGGATAAAAGTGCAGAAATTGAGTATGTTTCTCCAGGCAGGGGCACCGTATCAGCAACAATGCAAATTACCGAAGATCAGATAAAAGATATTCGGCTGCATACTGAAAGTGGGCAAAAATATTTCCCGCGCTTTTCTGTCAATGTGCTGGATAAGAAGGAACAGCTCGTTTGCAAAATCAATAAAATTCTCTATGTGAAAAAAACTCACATACGCTAG